The following are encoded in a window of Phragmites australis chromosome 22, lpPhrAust1.1, whole genome shotgun sequence genomic DNA:
- the LOC133904904 gene encoding probable polyamine transporter At3g19553 encodes MTGAAPEAPARPRRLTVLPLVALIFYDVSGGPFGIEDSVRAGGGALLPLLGFLILPALWSLPEALVTAELASAFPTNAGYVAWVSAAFGPAVAFLVGFSKWASGTLDNALYPVLFLDYLRSGGGLVLPPPLRSLAVLALTAALTYLNYRGLHLVGLSALALTAFSLSPFLALTVLAVPKIRPSRWLSINVNAVDPRGYFNSMFWNLNYWDKASTLAGEVEEPRKTFPKAVFGAVGLVVGAYLIPLLAGTGALPSETAAEWTDGFFSEVGQRIGGPWLRVWIQAAAAMSNMGLFEAEMSSDSFQLLGMAEMGMIPAIFARRSRHGTPTYSILCSATGVVILSFMSFQEIIEFLNFLYGLGMLVVFAAFVKLRVKNPDLPRPYRIPVGAVGAAAMCVPPVLLIATVMCLASARTFVVSAAVAVAGVALYYGVEHAKRRDWIEFLAPVSPADSSHGSITAPDAADVEDVRAVLLADEPADEGSGKVE; translated from the exons ATGACCGGCGCCGCCCCAGAGGCCccggcgcggccgcggcggctgaCGGTGCTCCCCCTCGTCGCGCTCATCTTCTACGACGTCTCGGGTGGGCCCTTCGGCATCGAGGACTCGGTCCGCGCAGGCGGCGGCGCGCTGCTCCCGCTCCTCGGCTTCCTCATCCTCCCGGCGCTCTGGTCGCTCCCGGAGGCGCTCGTCACCGCCGAGCTCGCCTCGGCCTTCCCCACCAACGCCGGCTACGTCGCCTGGGTCTCCGCGGCGTTCGGCCCCGCCGTGGCCTTCCTCGTGGGGTTCTCCAAGTGGGCGTCGGGTACGCTCGACAACGCGCTCTACCCGGTGCTCTTCCTCGACTACCTCCGCTCCGGCGGCGGGCTCGTGCTCCCTCCGCCGCTCCGCTCGCTCGCCGTGCTGGCCCTCACCGCCGCACTCACCTACCTCAACTACCGCGGGCTGCACCTTGTCGGCCTCTCCGCGCTCGCGCTCAccgccttctccctctccccgtTCCTCGCGCTCACCGTGCTCGCCGTCCCCAAGATCCGCCCCTCCCGCTGGCTCTCCATCAACGTCAACGCCGTTGACCCGCGCGGCTACTTCAACTCCATGTTCTGGAATCTCAACTACTGGGACAAGGCGAGTACGCTAGCGGGCGAGGTCGAGGAGCCGAGGAAGACGTTCCCCAAGGCAGTGTTCGGCGCGGTGGGGCTCGTCGTTGGCGCGTACCTCATCCCGCTGCTGGCCGGCACCGGCGCGTTGCCATCGGAGACGGCGGCCGAGTGGACCGACGGCTTCTTCTCCGAGGTCGGGCAGAGGATTGGCGGGCCCTGGCTGCGCGTGTGGATCCAGGCTGCCGCCGCCATGTCCAACATGGGGCTCTTCGAGGCCGAGATGAGCAGCGACTCCTTCCAGCTCCTCGGCATGGCCGAGATGGGCATGATCCCCGCCATCTTCGCCCGCAG GTCGAGGCACGGGACGCCGACGTACAGCATCCTGTGCTCGGCGACGGGGGTGGTGATCCTCTCCTTCATGAGCTTCCAGGAGATCATCGAGTTCCTCAACTTCCTCTACGGGCTGGGGATGCTCGTCGTGTTCGCGGCCTTCGTCAAGCTACGCGTCAAGAACCCGGACCTCCCCAGGCCGTACCGGATCCCCGTCGGCGCCGTGGGGGCCGCGGCCATGTGCGTCCCGCCTGTCTTGCTCATTGCCACCGTCATGTGCCTCGCGTCGGCCAGGACGTTTGTCGTCAGCGCCGCCGTGGCCGTCGCCGGGGTCGCGCTGTACTACGGCGTCGAGCACGCCAAGAGGCGCGACTGGATCGAGTTCTTGGCCCCGGTGTCACCAGCCGACAGCTCACATGGATCAATCACGGCGCCTGATGCCGCCGACGTCGAGGATGTCCGCGCCGTGCTGCTCGCCGACGAGCCGGCCGACGAAGGTAGCGGCAAGGTCGAGTAG
- the LOC133905460 gene encoding uncharacterized protein LOC133905460 — MQPPSKKFARVDTLELKTQLVKRLGHRRAELYFRSLKRFLGCQLGKDEFDKICAAALGKENIRLHNSLIRSILANACMSVGPPASKQAATGNSQTSTVSNGTLTSGMLPVRRVQPVAGREMRFADKPSPLGKSPLGHRGTGEFISAGSKALQEVISVEDGEEVDQAQGSPVCVQSRSPIRAPLGVAKAQNSQPSTSCSLDVCYNNGELPDSQLLSKLLENKLEAQGLRMPKECADVLNSGLNAYISQMLKACLGIAKARGNKVRMRQANGRTAAAVNSEQNHGFPLESACSYQASMLDLWTAVQSNFQLLGCARQREKITSHLLNR, encoded by the coding sequence ATGCAGCCGCCCTCCAAGAAGTTTGCTCGCGTCGACACGCTGGAGCTCAAGACCCAGCTTGTCAAGCGGCTCGGtcaccgccgcgccgagctctACTTCCGCAGCCTCAAGAGGTTCCTAGGCTGTCAGCTCGGCAAGGACGAGTTTGATAAGATCTGCGCGGCGGCATTGGGGAAGGAGAACATCAGGCTTCATAATTCTCTGATCCGGTCCATCCTGGCCAATGCCTGTATGTCGGTTGGGCCGCCTGCGAGCAAGCAGGCGGCCACTGGGAACTCACAGACGAGCACGGTGTCAAATGGGACACTGACCAGTGGCATGCTTCCTGTGAGGAGGGTGCAACCGGTGGCTGGTCGGGAGATGAGGTTTGCTGATAAGCCGAGCCCGCTTGGGAAGTCACCTCTTGGCCATCGGGGGACTGGGGAGTTTATATCAGCTGGTAGCAAGGCTCTGCAGGAGGTTATCTCTGTGGAGGATGGCGAGGAGGTTGACCAGGCCCAGGGTAGCCCGGTGTGCGTGCAGAGTCGAAGCCCGATAAGGGCTCCATTGGGAGTTGCAAAGGCTCAGAATTCTCAACCTTCAACGTCTTGCTCTTTAGATGTGTGCTACAATAATGGTGAATTGCCGGATTCTCAGTTGCTGTCGAAGCTGCTGGAGAATAAGTTGGAGGCTCAAGGTCTCAGGATGCCCAAAGAGTGCGCTGATGTATTGAACTCTGGGTTGAATGCATACATAAGTCAGATGCTGAAGGCTTGCTTAGGCATTGCGAAAGCAAGGGGAAACAAGGTGAGGATGCGCCAAGCAAATGGGcgtactgctgctgctgtaaaCAGTGAGCAGAATCATGGCTTTCCATTGGAATCAGCCTGTTCTTACCAAGCTTCGATGCTTGATCTTTGGACAGCAGTGCAGTCCAATTTTCAGTTACTGGGATGCGCTCGGCAACGTGAGAAGATCACTTCTCATCTCCTCAACAGATAA
- the LOC133905297 gene encoding uncharacterized protein LOC133905297: MMMDKQLVRQCDMEVMKMAMLKHEETFRNQVHELHRLYRIQRRLMSGLSRAEPMSTRRRNKQPRRALNLQLPADEYIVSADEDGAGTELELTLAVGGRSAARKSNRQERGAGVSSPFASDSGASLLSSSPSSAEYYSDDGPAVIHAPMPPPCQRAMAFDLGEGMVRQQAPWLLQCQYLSLRMT; encoded by the exons atgatgatggatAAGCAGCTTGTGAGGCAATGTGACATGGAGGTCATGAAGATGGCCATGCTCAAGCATGAAGAGACCTTCAGGAATCAG GTCCACGAGCTGCACCGCCTGTACCGCATCCAGAGGCGGCTGATGAGCGGCCTGAGCAGAGCCGAGCCGATGAGCACCCGCCGGCGCAACAAGCAGCCGCGGCGCGCGCTGAACCTGCAGCTCCCCGCGGACGAGTACATCGTTAGCGCCGATGAGGATGGCGCCGGCACGGAGCTGGAGCTGACGCTCGCCGTCGGCGGGCGCTCCGCCGCTCGTAAGAGCAACAGGCAAGAACGCGGCGCCGGGGTCTCCTCCCCCTTCGCGTCGGACTCCGGCGCGAGCCTCCTGTCGTCGTCTCCGTCGTCGGCCGAGTACTACTCGGACGACGGGCCGGCAGTGATCCACGCGCCAAtgccgccgccgtgccagagGGCGATGGCGTTCGACCTCGGAGAAGGGATGGTGAGGCAGCAGGCGCCGTGGCTGTTGCAGTGCCAGTACCTGAGCCTCAGGATGACATGA
- the LOC133905454 gene encoding uncharacterized protein LOC133905454 isoform X1 gives MDVDGDILGLILERIDSHVSLIRTAAVCKRWRRVIADAAFLCRFRSLHAPAVAGDYRNYSPLPYLLMGIGVAPTTSGRTGPLFLPSSPSMDASHFSLDFLPDGAESWTVVDSRGSLLLMDRAGDANVPFDFPDRVICEPLTRRYKRVSPPADFDESCHFWASFLVDGDADQAGGRIGLSNFRMLWMLYRNGVTHAAVFTAGGESGCLWSNKTIDHIMPRLELTRLLGRAGGSWYFHAEGRTLVMLDGSTSEFSSSMLPAIENWDFHTWSHNFFITDGRDGKPRIFTLFDNDMKVFARLDSDEWVLVKRVLLSEATHGLPGYQPFFFSHPLNILTRGAGFVILSPCLGAPWPFSVDLETVEVAPASADMGDMVFQCELPWPPALHTCFDR, from the coding sequence ATGGACGTGGACGGAGACATCCTCGGCCTCATCCTCGAGCGGATCGATTCGCACGTCTCCCTCATCCGCACCGCGGCGGTGTGCAAGCGATGGCGCCGCGTCATCGCCGACGCCGCCTTCCTCTGCCGCTTCCGCTCCCTCCACGCGCCTGCCGTCGCCGGCGACTACCGCAACTACTCCCCCTTGCCCTATTTACTGATGGGAATAGGAGTAGCGCCAACAACAAGCGGCCGCACCGGCCCGTTGTTTCTCCCCTCGTCGCCATCGATGGACGCTAGCCACTTCTCCCTCGATTTCCTCCCGGACGGCGCCGAGTCTTGGACCGTTGTGGATAGCCGCGGCAGCCTCCTGCTCATGGATCGTGCGGGCGACGCTAACGTTCCCTTCGACTTCCCGGACAGGGTCATCTGCGAGCCCCTGACGCGGCGCTACAAGAGGGTCTCTCCACCGGCAGACTTCGACGAAAGTTGTCACTTCTGGGCATCCTTCCTCGTCGACGGCGACGCCGACCAGGCAGGCGGTCGCATCGGTCTGTCCAACTTCAGGATGTTATGGATGCTCTACCGCAATGGTGTCACACACGCCGCTGTGTTCACGGCAGGCGGCGAGTCGGGCTGCTTGTGGAGCAACAAGACCATCGACCACATCATGCCAAGGCTCGAGCTCACGCGTCTCTTGGGCCGTGCCGGGGGCTCTTGGTACTTCCATGCCGAAGGCAGGACACTGGTCATGCTTGACGGAAGCACCAGCGAGTTCTCCTCCTCCATGTTGCCGGCCATTGAGAATTGGGATTTCCACACatggagtcataacttcttcatCACTGACGGCCGTGATGGTAAGCCACGCATCTTCACTTTGTTTGACAACGACATGAAGGTGTTCGCAAGGCTCGACAGCGACGAGTGGGTGCTGGTGAAGAGGGTCCTGCTGTCTGAGGCAACCCACGGCCTGCCAGGGTACCAGCCATTCTTCTTCAGCCATCCCCTGAACATTTTGACGAGGGGTGCAGGATTTGTTATCCTGTCGCCATGTCTTGGAGCACCATGGCCCTTCTCTGTCGACCTCGAGACAGTGGAGGTGGCACCCGCGTCGGCGGACATGGGCGATATGGTTTTTCAGTGTGAGCTCCCATGGCCACCTGCTCTGCACACCTGCTTTGATAGATGA
- the LOC133905454 gene encoding uncharacterized protein LOC133905454 isoform X2, which yields MDVDGDILGLILERIDSHVSLIRTAAVCKRWRRVIADAAFLCRFRSLHAPAVAGDYRNYSPLPYLLMGIGVAPTTSGRTGPLFLPSSPSMDASHFSLDFLPDGAESWTVVDSRGSLLLMDRAGDANVPFDFPDRVICEPLTRRYKRVSPPADFDESCHFWASFLVDGDADQAGGRIGLSNFRMLWMLYRNGVTHAAVFTAGGESGCLWSNKTIDHIMPRLELTRLLGRAGGSWYFHAEGRTLVMLDGSTSEFSSSMLPAIENWDFHTWSHNFFITDGRDGKPRIFTLFDNDMKVFARLDSDEWVLVKRVLLSEATHGLPGYQPFFFSHPLNILTRGAGFVILSPCLGAPWPFSVDLETVEVAPASADMGDMVFQ from the exons ATGGACGTGGACGGAGACATCCTCGGCCTCATCCTCGAGCGGATCGATTCGCACGTCTCCCTCATCCGCACCGCGGCGGTGTGCAAGCGATGGCGCCGCGTCATCGCCGACGCCGCCTTCCTCTGCCGCTTCCGCTCCCTCCACGCGCCTGCCGTCGCCGGCGACTACCGCAACTACTCCCCCTTGCCCTATTTACTGATGGGAATAGGAGTAGCGCCAACAACAAGCGGCCGCACCGGCCCGTTGTTTCTCCCCTCGTCGCCATCGATGGACGCTAGCCACTTCTCCCTCGATTTCCTCCCGGACGGCGCCGAGTCTTGGACCGTTGTGGATAGCCGCGGCAGCCTCCTGCTCATGGATCGTGCGGGCGACGCTAACGTTCCCTTCGACTTCCCGGACAGGGTCATCTGCGAGCCCCTGACGCGGCGCTACAAGAGGGTCTCTCCACCGGCAGACTTCGACGAAAGTTGTCACTTCTGGGCATCCTTCCTCGTCGACGGCGACGCCGACCAGGCAGGCGGTCGCATCGGTCTGTCCAACTTCAGGATGTTATGGATGCTCTACCGCAATGGTGTCACACACGCCGCTGTGTTCACGGCAGGCGGCGAGTCGGGCTGCTTGTGGAGCAACAAGACCATCGACCACATCATGCCAAGGCTCGAGCTCACGCGTCTCTTGGGCCGTGCCGGGGGCTCTTGGTACTTCCATGCCGAAGGCAGGACACTGGTCATGCTTGACGGAAGCACCAGCGAGTTCTCCTCCTCCATGTTGCCGGCCATTGAGAATTGGGATTTCCACACatggagtcataacttcttcatCACTGACGGCCGTGATGGTAAGCCACGCATCTTCACTTTGTTTGACAACGACATGAAGGTGTTCGCAAGGCTCGACAGCGACGAGTGGGTGCTGGTGAAGAGGGTCCTGCTGTCTGAGGCAACCCACGGCCTGCCAGGGTACCAGCCATTCTTCTTCAGCCATCCCCTGAACATTTTGACGAGGGGTGCAGGATTTGTTATCCTGTCGCCATGTCTTGGAGCACCATGGCCCTTCTCTGTCGACCTCGAGACAGTGGAGGTGGCACCCGCGTCGGCGGACATGGGCGATATGGTTTTTCAGT AG